In one window of Eleutherodactylus coqui strain aEleCoq1 chromosome 10, aEleCoq1.hap1, whole genome shotgun sequence DNA:
- the AIFM1 gene encoding apoptosis-inducing factor 1, mitochondrial, with protein MALTRVVTLGLRAGHAGVLTRQTLPSTGNCLLQRVTSPYNQVLRNSSNLNFPSTGNIAYGLFLGVSLVGGGIYVYRHIQTDKARYRERLETAKAIKEAAAQAESKEVDIDKQEKQKEPVLPSATLPTHVPFLLIGGGTASFAAARSIRARDPGAKVLIVSDELDPPYMRPPLSKELWFSDDPDVTETLRFKQWNGKERSIFFQPPSFYVAPEELMSTEHGGVSVLTGKKVVHLDVRENKAKLDDGTHISYEKCLIASGGTPRNLPAIERASEEVKRRTTLFRRVSDFRALERLSSSGGSITIIGGGFLGSELACALGRRAQRSNLEVIQMFPESGNMGKILPEYLSHWTTEKVKREGVNVITDAVVKSVSYKNGKLHISLKDGRAVETDHVVAAVGLEPNTELAKSAGLELDADFGGFRVNAELQARNNVWVAGDAACFYDIKLGRRRVEHHDHAVVSGRLVGENMTGAAKPYWHQSMFWSDLGPDVGYEAIGIVDSALPTVGVFAKATEKDTPKRAAEESGTGIRSESDDQGAIEPVNVSTTVTPSLPAPAQQGDSYGKGVVFYLRDNVVVGIVLWNIFNRMPIARKIIKDGEQHTDLNEVAKLFNIHEE; from the exons ACTGTTTGCTGCAGCGGGTTACCTCCCCCTATAATCAAGTACTCCGAAATTCTAGTAACTTAAATTTTCCGTCCACTGGAAACATTGCCTATGGGTTATTTCTTGGTGTCTCCTTAGTAGGAGGTGGAATATAT GTATATAggcatatacagactgataaAGCACGATATAGAGAGAGGCTCGAAACCGCCAAGGCTATTAAAGAGGCCGCAG CACAAGCCGAATCCAAAGAAGTAGATATTGATAAGCAAG AAAAGCAAAAAGAGCCAGTTCTACCCTCTGCAACTCTGCCTACCCATGTACCGTTCCTTCTTATTGGTGGAGGTACTGCTTCATTTGCTGCAGCCCGATCTATACGGGCAAGAGATCCAGGTGCAAAG GTATTGATAGTGTCCGATGAGTTGGACCCTCCTTATATGCGACCGCCTCTTTCCAAAGAGCTCTGGTTTTCAGACGATCCTGATGTTACCGAAACGTTGCGCTTTAAACAGTGGAATGGCAAAGAAAGAAG TATCTTTTTCCAGCCACCCTCTTTCTATGTGGCTCCAGAGGAGCTGATGTCTACAGAGCATGGAGGCGTTTCCGTTCTTACTGGGAAAAAG GTAGTACACTTAGATGTCCGAGAGAACAAGGCGAAACTGGATGATGGAACCCATATCTCTTATGAAAAGTGCTTGATTGCATCAG GAGGAACCCCTCGTAATCTTCCTGCCATAGAGCGGGCTAGTGAGGAGGTGAAGCGGAGAACCACGCTATTCAGACGG GTGTCTGACTTTCGCGCTCTGGAACGCCTTTCTTCTTCAGGTGGCTCGATTACAATCATAGGGGGTGGATTCCTGGGAAGTGAACTGGCTTGCGCCCTTGGAAGGAGAG CACAGCGCTCAAATCTTGAGGTTATCCAGATGTTTCCTGAAAGTGGAAACATGGGGAAGATTCTCCCAGAGTATCTAAGTCATTGGACTACCGAGAAAGTTAAGAGGG AGGGTGTAAATGTAATAACTGATGCTGTTGTTAAGTCCGTCAGCTACAAAAATGGGAAGCTTCATATTTCTCTAAAGGATGGCAGAGCG gTTGAAACTGATCATGTTGTAGCAGCAGTCGGTTTGGAGCCCAATACAGAATTGGCAAAATCGGCTGGTTTGGAGCTAGATGCGGATTTTGGAGGGTTTAGGGTTAATGCAGAGCTACAGGCTCGCAACAACGTGTGGGTG GCCGGTGATGctgcctgtttctatgacattaagcTTGGCAGGAGGAGGGTGGAACACCACGACCATGCAGTAGTGAGCGGACGTCTTGTGGGAGAAAACATGACCGGAGCTGCTAAACCTTACTGGCATCAATCCATGTTTTG GAGTGACCTGGGTCCTGACGTTGGGTATGAAGCTATTGGCATAGTTGACAGCGCGCTTCCAACAGTCGGTGTGTTTGCCAAGGCAACTGAGAAAGATACTCCTAAAAGAGCCGCAGAGGAGAGTG GCACTGGGATCCGCTCCGAGAGTGATGATCAAGGTGCGATCGAACCAGTGAACGTCAGTACAACAGTTACACCTTCACTCCCCGCTCCTGCACAACAGGGAGATTCATACGGGAAGGGAGTCGTGTTCTACTTGCGTGATAATGTTGTGGTAGGAATTGTGCTATGGAACATCTTTAACCGCATGCCGATTGCACGCAAG ATAATAAAGGATGGTGAGCAACATACAGACTTGAATGAAGTAGCCAAACTCTTTAACATCCATGAGGAGTAA